From one Tetragenococcus osmophilus genomic stretch:
- a CDS encoding ArgE/DapE family deacylase, producing MKKEKQIEILSNLIAIDSVNDKEAEVADYIASLFTPYKDREDVEIQQIPYTPGRNNLVVTIGKGSKILGFSGHEDVVDAGDLSAWDSDPYKAEIRDGKLYGRGATDMKGGLAALVIMMLEFLEADNTPGKIRLLATVGEETGEYGAAQLTREGYADGLAGLIIAEPCDEMQEIGISAKGVIDYTVTASGKGAHSSKPDEGVNAIDHLIDFANEVRSLMAKFDKVDPVLGKLTHVQSVFHGGEQINSVPSKAKMKGNIRTIPAYPNQVVFDALDRLIDQLNQKSGYDLNIQYIFPEEAVSGDSDSSLVRLIKSVHAQIYSAPVKVGGKSGASDASEFLHAEGDFSIVQMGPGNHTEHQSNENIALDDFYQAIEFYKKLAEAFFI from the coding sequence ATGAAAAAAGAAAAACAAATTGAAATTTTATCAAATTTGATTGCTATCGATTCAGTCAATGATAAAGAGGCAGAGGTGGCTGACTATATTGCTTCTTTATTTACACCTTATAAAGACCGAGAGGATGTCGAGATCCAGCAAATTCCTTATACTCCGGGTAGAAATAATCTGGTAGTTACTATTGGTAAAGGCTCTAAAATTTTGGGCTTTTCCGGACATGAAGATGTGGTAGATGCAGGGGATCTAAGCGCATGGGATAGTGATCCTTATAAAGCCGAAATCAGAGATGGTAAATTATATGGACGTGGAGCGACTGACATGAAAGGTGGATTGGCCGCCTTAGTGATTATGATGCTTGAGTTTCTTGAGGCAGATAACACCCCCGGTAAGATAAGATTGCTCGCAACAGTGGGCGAAGAAACAGGTGAATACGGAGCGGCTCAATTGACAAGAGAAGGATATGCTGACGGACTGGCTGGATTAATCATCGCCGAACCTTGCGATGAAATGCAAGAAATCGGCATCTCAGCTAAGGGTGTGATTGATTATACTGTGACAGCTTCAGGCAAAGGCGCACATAGTTCGAAACCTGATGAAGGAGTTAATGCCATTGATCATTTAATTGATTTTGCCAACGAAGTACGGTCCCTTATGGCAAAATTTGATAAAGTGGATCCAGTTTTAGGAAAACTGACACATGTTCAGAGCGTTTTTCATGGCGGTGAACAAATTAATAGTGTTCCTTCAAAAGCAAAAATGAAAGGCAACATACGTACTATTCCAGCTTATCCCAATCAGGTAGTGTTTGATGCACTAGATCGATTAATTGATCAATTAAATCAGAAATCTGGATATGACTTAAACATTCAATACATCTTTCCAGAAGAAGCTGTTTCAGGTGATTCTGATTCAAGTCTAGTTCGATTAATTAAAAGTGTACATGCACAAATATATTCAGCCCCAGTTAAAGTAGGTGGGAAATCGGGAGCTAGTGACGCTTCTGAATTTTTACATGCTGAAGGGGATTTTAGTATCGTGCAAATGGGCCCCGGAAACCATACTGAGCATCAAAGTAATGAGAACATAGCGCTAGACGATTTTTATCAAGCTATTGAATTTTATAAGAAATTGGCAGAGGCGTTTTTTATATAA